A single region of the Coregonus clupeaformis isolate EN_2021a chromosome 16, ASM2061545v1, whole genome shotgun sequence genome encodes:
- the LOC121585197 gene encoding calmodulin-regulated spectrin-associated protein 1-B isoform X1, whose amino-acid sequence MDVDLCAGGHSTRRKMDSAGEGTVEVVPLELYDSARAKIDANLRWLFAKAYGIDHIPEDLRDPFYTDQYEQEHIKPPVLHLLLSCELYCRVCALILKTDQAASLQSHLSVIQALSRKGIYVMESDDTPVTEADLACVPIKMSAHMPMVDALMMAYTVEMISIEKVVACVKRFSTFSASKELPFDLEDAMVFWINKVNLKMREITERELKVKHHPLESPNHQKSPSKWYWKLVPVRYRREHTSGRQLPFFPLLEDLMRDVCDGAALLTVVHYYCPDLMKLDDICLKEVTSIADSLYNIQLLKEFANEYLNKSFYLTIEDMLYSPLVLKHNVMVFIAEFFWWFETVKPEFVQPRTEEFKDARAMAQPKSARPSVPISNATKRSFQVTPGITEASLSVSSQSSPDVSNRYFLHPAEDSDPLTRGPAAAFSPSHPLLPLRQRQQQGEDGAGIRNRSNSLENRQLRGSVQAWPDKRQRPMSTLNPYTFGISATDSDADIASGDSVSLARSISKDSLASNVANLTPKHQGLTPQGHTLIRPAQVGRASVSPAPRRVNGHGLLGNVNMEEEEEQLVSVMRTDASAALPSQGEATQPTATAGAGPKDSFYLEPLMPAVLKSAKEKSVCLNKEEESGEVGRSWGGGSIRSVEGGPGLAASARRKTPTSLNRTSTPTSSGEFDLSTEASVAGPPQGLGAFKPLVTSSVDPSSREPPGGFYLHSDSENQKPGQDLEPDIEEADEEDLDEALTTKDPTRPRKAFDEEEESAKLQEDMKEKEDKDKGDDGGSGRSSPCLSTHSQASSLASGSVRMTSFAERKAQQRFGSNQDLRTSASSSQRTTPDGSECCGPLSLSTTWRLKRDQSPSSPQGGRGDGGTNLLASELVQLHMQLEEKRKAIEHQKKKMEVLSARHRQKLGKAAFLHIVKKGKSDTLPLPLKPDHYSKEELNGDKGGSSKDDTCLDTLRGAKEPESATSPFPDALETVDRKGSGSPGLLLDEELDLNECNRSIEMLNDAIGSIQQQMMQLSLQQDLLMKQNVQSPPGPPPPFSANDKTSGSEPKAQAAVHFVEMGSGAPTTGTAPTRKPPKLTSARGPRSKPSELKLAKEHGRQGLASSRAITPTHSLETLPHLRQFPGGRSPRVDHPDIRTPSVGGETISGQDKPGRSATFRLNDEANLRTVARIDPVAVTPEVSFECLSSALREGELNSSDGSGKENIPLEEVSWSKAPLIEVDLSDLKDPEEMEGDGGQNSTMDGEDGEQKSGLGFFFKDEQKAEDELAKKRAAFLVRQQKKAEEARLRKLQLEAETEQKREESRRKAEEDRMRKEEEKARRELIKEQYLRRKQQELMEEQGLGSPAKPKTTKTKPKKPSHQTHRPKSVFSREESSSDTFSSKCSSSTPDNLSSAQSGSSLSLASAATTEADSVNSGGAGSQRGESVESFPGLSRNASRNTERDWDNGSTASSINSMAEYTGPKLFKEPSSKSNKPIIFNAISHCCLAGKVNEPQKNTLLEELEKVEAHHLMILFRDGGCQFRGVYSFFPDTEEILKLTGTGPKSISKKMIDKLYKYSSDRKQFTVIPAKTVSVSIDAITIHNHLWQAKRTTVPKKSGK is encoded by the exons acCACATCCCAGAGGACCTGCGGGACCCGTTCTACACAGACCAGTATGAGCAAGAGCACATCAAGCCCCCCGTCCTCCACCTGCTGCTGTCCTGTGAGCTCTACTGCCGTGTGTGTGCCCTCATCCTAAAGACGGACCAGGCCGCCTCGCTGCAGTCACACCTGTCAGTCATCCAGGCCCTGAGCCGTAAAGGGATCTACGTCATGGAGAGTGATGACACACCTGTCACAGAGGCCGACCTCGCCTGTGTGCCCATCAAAATG AGTGCCCACATGCCGATGGTTGATGCCCTGATGATGGCCTACACGGTGGAGATGATCAGCATAGAGAAGGTGGTGGCCTGCGTTAAACGCTTCTCCACCTTCAGCGCCTCCAAGGAGCTGCCCTTTGACCTGGAGGACGCCATGGTCTTCTGGATCAACAAG GTGAACCTGAAGATGAGggagatcacagagagagagcttaAAGTCAAGCATCACCCGCTGGAGTCTCCCAATCACCAGAAG TCTCCCTCCAAATGGTATTGGAAACTAGTACCT GTGCGGTACCGCAGGGAGCACACATCGGGGCGCCAGTTGCCCTTCTTCCCCCTACTGGAGGACCTGATGAGGGACGTGTGTGATGGAGCCGCACTCCTCACTGTGGTCCACTACTACTGCCCCGACCTCATGAAGCTTGACG ATATCTGCCTGAAGGAGGTGACCTCCATAGCCGACAGTCTGTACAACATCCAGCTGCTCAAGGAGTTTGCCAACGAGTAtctcaacaagagcttttacctaACAATAGAAGATATGCTCTACTCTCCACTGGTGCTAAAG CACAATGTGATGGTGTTCATCGCTGAGTTCTTCTGGTGGTTTGAGACGGTCAAGCCAGAGTTTGTCCAACCCAGGACTGAGGAGTTCAAAGATG CCCGAGCCATGGCTCAGCCAAAGAGTGCCCGCCCCTCAGTGCCCATCTCCAACGCCACCAAGCGCAGCTTCCAGGTGACCCCTGGCATCACCGAGGCCTCACTGTCTGTGTCTTCCCAGAGCAGCCCTGATGTCTCCAACAGGTACTTCCTGCACCCTGCTGAAGACTCTGATCCTCT TACCAGAGGTCCTGCTGCAGCTTTCAGCCCGTCCCACCCACTCCTCCCTCTGAGGCAGAGACAGCAGCAGGGAGAGGACGGAGCAG GAATTAGAAACCGCTCCAACTCCTTGGAGAACAGACAGCTACGAGGCTCAGTGCAGGCCTGGCCTGacaagagacagag gccGATGTCAACGCTCAACCCATACACGTTTGGTATCTCAGCCACCGACAGCGACGCTGATATAGCCTCTGGGGACAGTGTGAGTCTGGCCCGCTCCATCAGTAAAGACAGCCTGGCCTCTAACGTAGCCAACCTCACCCCCAAACACCAGGGTCTCACCCCCCAGGGCCACACCCTGATCAGACCCGCCCAGGTAGGCCGTGCCTCAGTCAGCCCTGCACCCCGCCGAGTCAACGGCCACGGCCTGCTAGGAAACgtcaacatggaggaggaggaggagcagcttgTGTCGGTGATGAGGACTGATGCGTCAGCCGCTCTCCCCAGTCAGGGAGAGGCGACGCAGCCAACCGCCACTGCTGGGGCCGGGCCCAAGGATAGCTTTTACTTAGAACCACTGATGCCTGCTGTGTTGAAATCGGCGAAAGAGAAGTCTGTATGCCTGAATAAGGAGGAGGAGAGCGGGGAGGTGGGTCGATCGTGGGGAGGGGGGTCTATCCGAAGTGTAGAGGGGGGGCCTGGACTCGCGGCGTCGGCCAGGAGGAAAACCCCCACTAGCCTAAATCGGACCTCTACTCCCACCTCTAGTGGGGAGTTTGACCTGTCTACTGAAGCTTCAGTGGCTGGGCCACCCCAGGGACTAGGAGCCTTCAAACCCCTGGTCACCAGTAGTGTGGACCCCTCCTCCAGAGAGCCGCCTGGGGGCTTCTACCTCCACTCTGACAGTGAGAACCAGAAGCCTGGTCAGGACCTGGAACCAGACATTGAAGAGGCTGATGAGGAGGACTTGGATGAAGCCCTCACCACCAAGGACCCAACCAGGCCTAGGAAGGCCTTCGACGAGGAGGAAGAGTCAGCCAAGCTACAGGAGGacatgaaggagaaggaggacaAGGACAAAGGggatgatggtggtagtggacGCTCCAGCCCCTGTCTCAGCACCCACTCCCAGGCCAGCAGCCTGGCCAGCGGCAGCGTACGTATGACCAGCTTCGCAGAACGGAAGGCCCAGCAGCGCTTTGGCAGCAACCAAGACCTGCGAACCAGCGCATCCAGCTCCCAAAGGACCACCCCAGATGGCTCCGAGTGCTGcggtcccctgtctctgtccacCACCTGGAGGCTGAAGAGGGACCAGAGCCCCTCCTCGCCCCAGGGGGGACGGGGGGACGGTGGGACCAACTTGCTGGCTTCTGAGCTGGTCCAGCTCCACATGCagctggaggagaagaggaaggccATCGAGCACCAGAAGAAGAAGATGGAGGTGCTGTCAGCCAGACATAGACAGAAGCTGGGTAAGGCTGCCTTTCTGCACATCGTCAAGAAGGGCAAGAGCGACACCCTGCCCCTCCCGCTCAAACCAGACCACTACTCCAAAGAGGAGCTCAACGGGGACAAAGGGGGGAGCTCGAAAGATGACACATGCCTGGACACACTGAGAGGGGCCAAAGAGCCTGAGTCTGCCACCTCGCCATTCCCAGATGCCTTAGAGACGGTGGACAGGAAGGGCAGCGGTAGCCCTGGTCTGCTGCTGGACGAAGAACTAGACCTGAACGAATGTAACCGCTCCATTGAGATGCTGAATGATGCCATCGGCAGCATCCAGCAGCAGATGATGCAGCTGTCCCTCCAGCAGGACTTGCTGATGAAACAGAATGTACAGTCCCCTCCCGGCCCCCCTCCTCCGTTCTCAGCCAACGACAAGACCAGCGGCTCTGAACCCAAGGCCCAAGCCGCAGTCCACTTTGTGGAGATGGGCAGCGGCGCACCAACCACAGGTACCGCACCAACCAGGAAACCCCCCAAACTGACCTCGGCCAGAGGCCCAAGGTCCAAACCGTCTGAGCTGAAGCTGGCCAAGGAGCACGGGCGGCAGGGCCTTGCCTCCAGCAGGGCAATCACCCCCACCCACAGCTTGGAGACCTTGCCCCACCTGAGGCAGTTCCCCGGGGGCAGGTCCCCCAGGGTGGACCACCCCGACATCAGAACACCCTCTGTTGGAGGAGAGACAATCAGTGGGCAGGACAAGCCTGGACGGAGCGCCACCTTTAGGCTCAACGATGAGGCTAACCTGCGCACAGTGGCCCGTATCGACCCGGTAGCGGTCACCCCAGAAGTGTCCTTTGAGTGCCTGTCCAGTGCCCTGAGGGAAGGGGAGCTGAACTCCTCGGACGGCTCGGGGAAGGAGAACATCCCTTTGGAGGAGGTGTCATGGAGCAAAGCCCCCCTGATAGAGGTGGACCTGTCAGACCTGAAGGAcccagaggagatggagggagacggtGGTCAGAACAGCACCATGGATGGGGAAGACGGGGAACAGAAGTCTGGCCTGGGATTCTTcttcaag GATGAACAGAAGGCAGAGGATGAGCTGGCTAAGAAGAGGGCAGCGTTTCTCGTAAGGCAGCAGAAGAAGGCTGAGGAGGCCCGGTTACGTAAactacagctggaggcagagaccGAACAGAAGCGGGAAGAGTCCAG GCGGAAGGCGgaggaggacaggatgaggaaggaggaagagaaggcCCGTAGGGAGCTGATAAAGGAGCAGTACCTGAGGAGGAAGCAGCAGGAGCTGATGGAGGAGCAGGGCCTCGGCAGCCCGGCCAAGCCCAAGACGACCAAGACCAAGCCTAAGAAACCCAGTCACCAGACTCACAGACCCAAGTCTGTGTTCAGCAGAGAGGAGTCCTCCAGCGACACCTTCTCCTCCAAGTGCTCTTCTTCTACAC CTGACAACCTGAGCAGTGCCCAATCAGGCTCCAGTCTGTCCCTGGCCTCCGCTGCCACCACTGAGGCAGACAGCGTTAACTCTGGAGGGGCAGGATCCCAACG TGGTGAGTCTGTTGAGTCTTTCCCAGGCCTGAGTCGGAATGCCAGTCGGAACACTGAGCGAGACTGGGACAACGGATCCACTGCATCTTCAATCAACTCCATGGCAGAATACACTG GTCCCAAGCTGTTCAAGGAGCCCAGTTCTAAGTCCAACAAGCCAATCATCTTCAATGCCATCTCTCACTGCTGCCTGGCCGGCAAGGTCAATGAACCCCAGAAGAACACCCTCCTAGAG gagctggagaaggttGAGGCCCACCACCTGATGATCCTGTTCAGGGACGGGGGCTGCCAGTTCCGGGGAGTCTACTCCTTCTTCCCAGACACGGAGGAGATCCTCAAGCTGACCGGCACGGGCCCCAAGAGCATCAGCAAGAAGATGATCGACAAGCTCTACAAATACAGTTCGGACCGCAAGCAGTTCACAGTCATCCCCGCCAAGACTGTGTCGGTCAGCATAGACGCCATCACAATCCACAACCACCTGTGGCAGGCCAAGAGAACCACTGTGCCAAAGAAGAGCGGGAAATAA